The nucleotide sequence TAGGATTGTTTATTGAAACGGTCTTAAATGCAATTCTTTTCAATCCTAATTTTGGTCCTAGGTACTAGGACTTAGGACTAACTTAAGACTCTCCAAACGCGGACCAGGTTTCAGAGTGGCCATCATTCGtcaaatttcggtagaaaaaaTGTCCTCTTAAGTGTTAATTTGGGTTTTCTAAAATTTGACTTAGTAACCCTGAGTTTACAGTTGGCAAACAATCGGACCAAACTACAGTAATTCTTAGTACTATACGCTACCTGCACAAGTCGTAGTAAGAAAGCAATGGCTTCTTTCATTGATAAGCCCATCTTCTTTTCTGTTAGTGTTTCAAATGCATCTATCCATTCATCATCATATAACTGACCAAATCTTTCTGACACCTCAATGGCTCTATATGGATCACTCAAGTCAGCAATATCAGCATTTTGCTCAGATAATTTAACACCAGTTAATAGTTTCAACCTGAAATGGAAACAATATGCTTACACTCTCTATGAAGCCTAATACAAAGCTTTAGTCGAAattgacaaacatttttatattatctatatttaCCATCATTTATTTACAGAAGGGAAAATCGACCTATTCAGTTATGAAACACTTGCTATGTAAAGTTACGAATCATTTTAGTAAATGTTGCAGATGAGAACAtagatttaaaaacatttattatttatacGCGGACAGTTTCATAAGTTCGCGGAATTGCTTTCTTACTTCAGACTGGATTAAAATACATCATGAGGAACTTTTTCTTAAGGCTGACTAGAAAACCAAAAATTGTAGTGATACATGGAAAAGTTAATTTTACATGGAACATTGATGAATAGTACCGAGTAGTACTTGAAGCTAGTCAACGTTAACGTAACCTAAACTTAAAATTGCAGAGTGCAGTTGACTTTCTCGACGTAGTCATCACCTGTGGCCACACAGTTTCTGTGTCTATGTACCTACTGGTCAAATATAAACTTGTATACAAATGTTTTTCCACACGTTGGTAATATATCAGAgtttttacaaattgtttaaatgtttccaCCGAAGATAGTTCCAGTAACACAGAAAAACTCACTACAGAACGTGACTCAATTTCGTCCGTTGACGACAAGCGattatgtgataaaaaaaaattagaaaaagtggaaactccaaaggtcgctcaacacgacaaaaacgaaaatgttgcagctcggtttgattgagcctgtttatggacggtagtgcaAATTCATGCTaccttccacgccctctagctccgggttggGGTCATGGCGATAAAACACTGATCGGAGGTTATACAACGTCTTCAAATTTTCAGGAAATAACGTCGAAACGTAACGTTGCTTTCGcgccaaaattgtttaaaatttggcTACTTTACGGCACTTTGGGTAAGTTTGGAGTGCATGAAATAATGACGTGTTTCAAGTCGCTGAATATTGgttcctaaccctaaccctaccTCTAATTCTTCGATGATCTATAGAAAACTAAAacctattttaaaataaaataagatacattgtatatgtcagattacttgtacatgtattttcatgtaGTTCGACAGAAAATTAAAACTCTGAGAAAGGAATTCGGCGAATTTATGAAACAGTCCCCGTAATTGATGTGGATGGATACGTATATCATCCCTACAATGAtctgttaataaataaaatgtgaacatcTTCTGGAGGAGTAACTGGTCCATCATAATAAGAAATGTGTTTATATCGAAATGCTCAACTGTCACATTTTCCTATAATGAATAGAAAAGATGGCATGACTAAACCATAGCACTGGTTTTCAGCAATTATaaaggagaaaaaaataattatgtcatTTAAATGCCAAGTCAATGATGTTCTATAGCATTACTGGACTCTgaaattttttgtaattttccgAATGTAAGCATATTTGAATAGGTAAACTAGGGACTTCAAAATCCAGATACCAAAGGTACTAGTAGTATAGGCAGCTCTTTGtgtgtaaacaaacgggcgccatcttggatgacctagttaagATAGATTTATGATTATGAATTAAACATAATTAATCTATAGTTTTGTTTTcagggagatataaatagcagagtgaggtcattcctTAAACTAAAATGTTTCTCATAAATACGTCATTCTAAAATTGGAATCCAATTTGGCCGCCGCGCAAGTCTACTGAGtttatttcttatatgcaaatgagttactatttatattaactaggtcatccaagatggcgcccgtttgtttacacaCAAATAGCTGCCTATACTACTGGTACCTAAAATTTCAAGAAATGGTAAGCAAGATATAACTTCCAGTTTATCTGTTCTTTCGAAAGTTAGCAAGTGAAAGAACAGTGATGATtcttgtttgaaatttaaaataacttgCAAGTCAGAATGAATGACTCAAAATAAATATGATCCACTACAAGGATGTCTGACAGGCATCATAAAAACgcttatttttctgtttttaatgaTAATGACTATACCTACTAAACTCATTGTACCAGTCTCAAATACAgagatttagaaaatatttgttgtGAATGATAGTTACCATACGTAAAAGAGTTCCGTAATATATATGATGCACTACATGGATGTCTGACAGGCATCATAAAAACgcttatttttctgtttttaatgaTAATGACTATACCTACTAAACTCATTGTACCAATCTCAAATACAGtgatttagaaaatatttgttgtGATTGATAGTTACCATACGTAAAAGATTTCCGTAATATATAATGTTATACTGTAAGCCTAGAAATAGTTTCACGCTATTTAAGTTAGGGTATTTTGCGATCGGTATGTCTCCACGATATTGTGTAGTCACGAAACTACCAGCTACCGTGAAAACGCGAAAGTTTGTAGTTTTCATTGTCTTCTCCCAGTTATACTCAAGTGtgtataattaatgaaaattgtcATCCTTTTTTGTCGGCGTAACAAAATTCCGTATAGACATGGGCTAATTTCATGTGTTCCGTGGATCGTGAATTTGGTCACGATCGCGAAGCACGGTACATTGAAAAATGTACTAAGGATTAGTGATCAGTTATTGTCGCAAGTTATATGCAGCCTTAACTTTAAATTTCCTGTAACTATTACTGacttaaaattttaattgttcACGTATTTCgcaaaaaataacacatttgatAAAGAACATAAGCAACTTCTTTTaggtatttcttttttgtatACATATACCCTTTATGTAAACATCTACATTACGAGGGTCACCATGCATTTCCTAAATctcgttgaaaaaaaaacagcttgcTGGTTTCAATATAACTATCTCTGAGACAAAAAAACATAATACTTTGTTACCATTTGTACGATATGACATTGAATCTGGCAAGGGTCATCATTGGATaacaaatatcaatattttacaCTGCACTGACTATTTCAAAAGTACTTGATGGTAACAGAAATCTATTTTTGAATGTTACTCCTAAACTTTTTGTAAGTAAGGCAACTTTtttgtaagtaaaataaataaGGTAACTAACGACATGTAGTTGTGTCTGACCTTTATATGCATTTCTTTTTAAGCCGAATTTTGATCGTATACAGATTAATGGAAAGAATTCTGATGcactttaattttaaagtatGCGCTTATATTTACTAGGATTCTACTATACCTCCACTAAAATTATTCGACCTGACCATGGTCAGAAATGCACAACTACAGCAGACCTGACAAGCCTGATGAAATATAAATAGGAAGGTGATATTTATTACCAATCCATTAGCTCGATTTCTCCAGCATTATACAGACCTAACCATTGGAGGGGTAATGTCTTTTCTGTCAtgccaaaaaattaaattttcaaaatatatgaccAAAACAGATGTATCCTTCTAACCAAGACTTACTGAAATTCTGAAAAGGGTAAACAGCTTGACCGATTAATAAAAGGTAACTGTACAGGGCAGGATAAATATTCTCCATGCAAAATTCCTTTGCAAAACCGgtgaattttacacaaaaataaataccTGTCTCTGATATCATCTCGGTCCCTCGTAAGTTTCTGCATTTCACTATTATGTTTTCGTTTCTCATCAGCCATGGTGTCGTACATCTCGGCTATATGCACTTCATGCTTCTTTTCTAACTGCTTCTTCTCTTTATTTAATGTTATGTTGTTTTCAGAAGTTTCTGTTAACTTTTTCTTTATTCCCTCGAATTCATGCGTCTGTCTATCAAATCTATCCTGTAGCTTAAATTGTTCAGTATGACTCCGTTCAAGTTGTATTTCCATTATGAATATTCTTTCCTGTTTTTCATTCACTTCCTCTTCCAGCTTCTTTCTGGTTTCCAACAACTCGTCATATCTATAAATTGATATTAAGCATTCTAACAAGGCACAAGTTTCTGCAAGTTAAACAAACAAGGAACTCGAGTATTGTATATTCCACAATGGCCATTTCTCACACACTGTCTAGGAAATACATATGGACAGAAGCAAATGTAGAACAACTAGTTAAGTAAAAAAACAATTCAGCATCTTTCGAAATACATACTGTACATTTGTTATCGTTTAAAACAGTGATCCATTCACCTTTCTCTACCTGTTGAAGATTAGGATTAATTGTTCTTTGAAATATTAGAaagattttctttttctatttcatgtttcTTTTCAATGTTGTCATATTAAAAGATTACTCGATATCTTGAAACGCTTAAACTGTctaagaaaaataatctatatTTGATTGTGAATCCTGTACTCGCTAAgttaatttgttgtttttgttcacttACCACATAATCAGGTTTCCTTTTTAATCAATATTTGGCAACTTATGATTATGTATTACGGGATGTGCACAGTACCAACATGTTTATTTTACGCTTTCTTCCAACAGCaggcatttatttatttattttgttaggtgtAACGtggcacagacacaattataggtcatatagcgactttccagctttgatggtggaggaagaccccaggtgcccgtccgtgcattatttcatcacgagcgggcacctgggtagaatcatcgaccttccgtaagccagctggatggcttcctcactcaAACAGCAAGTATAATACGTGAATTGTTAGAAGAACTAATATGCTAAGAATAGAGGACCGCATGACTCAATTAAAACTTAATTAagtgtttaatattttcaatggtACCGCGCCAAGCTATCTTctgaataaattaaataaagtttccTACTCAATATTCATAACAGGACTAGATTCAGCGGTTTCTAACTTTAGCATATTGTTTGAAACAAGAACTTTTTGCAGCTACTGGAAAAAAAGGCCCATAAGTAACAAGTATTGTTTCTAACGTGACGTCACgacaaatgttaattttttttttttcactctgtaTGATATGACTAattctatatttatatcattcGTTATTCAGGTAATTAAGTTAAACAGATATTTATTAAATCTTGTCATATGTCTCCTAAATCTTTGATATTGATAATAATTTGTGTTACAAATTTAATCAACATTCTTAGACTATCGACATGTAAAACATACCCTACTTTTAATTACAGGTCACATATATACTTTTCCATTTATagtacacatgtttgttttgttttatcaataaaaatttaatactttgatgGGTCATCCCAAGTCAAAATACATCAGTTTTATTATCCATTAGCTGTTGATTTGCATTAAACGTGTTTCTGCTTTTTATTTACGTACATATCATATATCAAAGCACTAAAAGTGCTGAATGCGGCGGGCTTAAATAGAAGACAAGCTAGTGGAGAACTGAAATATAACggaatattatattttaaactttctctTTCTTAAACagtgatattttgatttttaattataaatttgcatctagaatatacacatatcattcaatacatatttttttctcagCGAATCGCATTTGTACCACGTGACTGTCCAGTATATTATTGTATTGGATCCATTATATATTCCGTATTTGACTAGACAAAATTTTTATTCTAATCTGCATGTTAGCAAAACGATAAAAGCTACTGACCGATAAAAGTATCCGCATGAATATCAACTTAATGCAATGTTTCTGTATACGTTTCTGTATACGTCTAAAAGATTAGTTCATGTCCGTCTGATTGTCATTTTCCATTTTTTGGCCGAAATTAAAAGGCatagaataacaagaaaataatggtaaactggatgctcaccaaaataagattattgaatattaaaagaaacaaggaggctatgatggccctatatcgcttaccaaagttgatctggcctactgacctagttttggacctcacatgacccagtttcaactttgacctagagatcaaagacaaacactctgatcatgttttataaagatcGTGTTAaaactgtagcctctagagtgttaacacgcttttcttttgatttgacctagttttttaccctatatgacccagaatcgaacttgagctagaggtcatcaagac is from Mercenaria mercenaria strain notata unplaced genomic scaffold, MADL_Memer_1 contig_2218, whole genome shotgun sequence and encodes:
- the LOC128552264 gene encoding uncharacterized protein LOC128552264; the encoded protein is MALARSFTESGSDEVRDGIVDACSYCATKGKLQPATHFCFDCGVYGRYICGECLQNHNMFVNNHVAEVIAILSSSRRKQLQTDLAVERRKSESIAKKLTEALQELDIHKQKRYDELLETRKKLEEEVNEKQERIFIMEIQLERSHTEQFKLQDRFDRQTHEFEGIKKKLTETSENNITLNKEKKQLEKKHEVHIAEMYDTMADEKRKHNSEMQKLTRDRDDIRDRLKLLTGVKLSEQNADIADLSDPYRAIEVSERFGQLYDDEWIDAFETLTEKKMGLSMKEAIAFLLRLVQYECFWDETHDIKTFTVVDQCCL